Below is a genomic region from Patagioenas fasciata isolate bPatFas1 chromosome 5, bPatFas1.hap1, whole genome shotgun sequence.
gaatttcaCAGTTTGTATTACGAAGTCTTATGAAATGTGACTtgaagtttgttttatttttgaataCATGTGAtgattttaagaattttttttttttccttttctccttccactGGATgatttaaaacacattaaaaaataaagcagaccAATGAAAAGAATTGAATGCTAACTTCAgttgaaaaagaaacagcaacactACTCTTGTGAGACAGTTTTCAACAGTGTTCAGCTTACTGGTTCTGTTCAACCTTTCCTGCCTGCTCCCTGACCCCCTGTGACACTGAAATATCCACTTCTGGGACAACCTTCATCCCAACCAGAAGGCTAAAAGTTCTTCCCTCTCTTCTTCTCCCATTTAAAATACCATCCTTGCATCAGCCAGATCTACTGCTTAGAGGGATCAAAAGCTCTTTTCCTCCTACCTTATTCCCATCCATATCCATATCCAGGGCCTTGAGTGCGCTGCTCTCCAGTGAGAGGTAAAGCTTAAATCCCCCAGTCTGATCCTTGGCATAGTAACACCACCTCTAGACCACCAAAAacctgggttgggttttttttttaagtctatggTATCCTAATGAATTAGCCACCCTTGTTTGCCGGAGCAAATAGATCCGTCTCCCAACTGATTGATTATTTGCTGAAAAGTGACATTGCTCTGACTCACGTTGTGGAAGCCCAGGAGCCAGGCTCAGGTATTTTGCTCACATAAATACCACAGGCTATATAGCTAATCCTTACTTTGGTGAAACATCAAAGCAAAAGACACTAAATTAACATGATACAGTGCAGTCTGTGCTTTCTTGGGAAAGCAAACGCAATGGAAGGTGTAGTAAGGAATTCTTGGTTGGTATGATTCAAGTTTGGATTCTAGTACAGGTTCAAAAATCAAACCATTCTGCTAGCTTAGGCTAGTCATTTAATttctccatgcctcagtttcatAGAAGTGGCAATAAAGGAGCTGTCAGGCTATAATTAGTTGATTATATGGTACTTTGAGGTCTTCAGTCTGAGGGAGTAACATTATATATTAAGTACTGATGAACCTTATTTGTGACCACAGTTGAAGACACGGCTAATCTAGCACTCTAAACTCCACAAGATCTCGATTAAAGTTTCCGCTATATTTTATCATTGTGTCATATGGTAGATCAGAATCCCAAATTCAAATGTTGAAGTTCTCATTCAGATTTGGACTTTGCCTATTTGGTCGTTTTCTGACCACAACTAAATACATTCCCAGACTGCGCagttattaaaatataaaatacatagcAAAGTTTCATTTAAACCGATGATGCAGTTACTGATGCTAATCTAATAATCCAAGAGCGTCAATCAATTAGGATGTGATTACTTAAGGAAAATAGGCATAAAAGAGCACTTCTGGAACACTTATTATTGTCCAAAATATCACTGAAATTTTGATGACTAAGTACAGTCTGCTTATCTCTATTTGAAACAGTGCTGTACAGATTCATTTTTTCTAAAGGTCTTCTTTCCATTTCTATATAGATATTCTCCCTTCACATTTTGAAGGTTTGAAGAAGAGGATTGTTTTTCGAGTCACACTAAGTAAACATTAAATGCATGCAGGCTTAAAACTAAAGCATGCATGCTATGTAGCAGCAATAAAAAGTGCTCGGCTTGCACGACTTACGATGCTCAAGCGTTGCCTTGTTAAATTGCcaaaaaacctttttctttgcatttttttgagAAGTAAATCTCTTCCTTTGACCTTgcaataattaaagtttcatttTTTTGGACAAATGATATTTATTTTACTGAATACTTTTATATTACAGATAAGGTGGATGAAATAGTACCAGTTTCCAAGCCATCAAGAATTGCAGACAATGCAACTGTGGACTCAAGAGTGGCAACTATTAAACAGCGGCCTTCTAGTAGATGTTTTCCCTCAGCTACAGATATGAATGTGAGTGGTAGCTATGAAGTACTGCTTTCATTTCTGAAACTCTTTGGAGGGAGCCTTTTGGCAGCATGCAGGGCATAAACCAGAAAACTAATTGACGAACGTTGCTTTATATGCTCATTTTACTTTTATTACCTTATTAAGGCATAATCTGCTCTGTTTCtcctaataatttttttaaaagaagagccTACGTGCCCCTATAAAACTTTTCTCATTATATCCTTATTATTCTGAGACCGTCACATCGACAATGTTGTAATTCAAACAGATAGAAATTTGTTCTGCCCGTAATCTGAGCTGGTGAGATGCCAGCAAGTTCTGAACTTGAAGGTGTCAGTACGACACTAAACCTTAGCTAATAAAACTTTGCTGAAAATCAAGGTATACTAGTTCAGTTTCAACACCAGAAGTAGTGCAGCCACGCAATTCGCACTAATGTGAAAGTTTCTCCTACTGCAGGTTTCTTTTTATTATTCCTGATGGCATATGTAATATCTTGATTAAATAATGCATGATGATTTGTAAGGGAAGAATTGACATTAATACTATAGCACGTATTAAAAATTTAAACTCCAGAGCTCTGAAACCTGATTACTCAATTGCAGAATTTGCTCTTACAAAACTTCGCATATGAAAATATAATTGGTTTTATTGCATTTTAGATATATGTTTCCACTACCCACCCCTCCAAAAGAACATCAGTCCTGATACAACAAGCACTTTGCTGTTctcagcagctggggctggaaggCAATTAAGGCTGCTCTAGGGCAGTAAATGAAGTTTTTTGTGGTGACCTACAAGGAGGAATGGTTGAATGTGATGGGGTTCAGGTGATGTTCCTCAGCTCCTTGCTGGGATGCTGACGGCCAGTGTTTTAATAGCATTTAAATAAAGCCCAGctttctcttcccctcctccccaaaaTAATACCAAATGTGTTGTTTTCCATAAGAATCCTAAGTAAAAGGAATAGCGGCTTAGTAGGTAGGACCGAAGAGTTGTTTACATGTGAAAGACTTGCACGCTTTaatgcttgtggggttttgtgtttgcttttttgtagTCCATGTATGAGAGACAGGGTATTGCTGTGATGACGCCCACTGTACCGGGGAGTCCTCAAGGTCCTTTTCTGGGTATACCTCGGGGTACAATGAGAAGACAAAAATCTATAGGTAAAATGCTTCTCATATATGGTTTGCTTGTGCCATTAATCACATGCTTTTAGTAACTTTGCTTCTTCCCTAAAGCGTATTTCTCCAGCATCTTTGCCTCAGTGAATGACTGTTTAATTTGTATACAAAGTTCATGGAAAAAGAAGTTTGTGTGTTAGATGCTATAATTTCCACATTCTTCTTTGATGGCAGTAGGCAAGTATTATGGAATTATAATTTAATTCCTTTCTTTAGAATGTTCCCTCTAACAAGGAAAGGCAgtgagaaggggaaagaaaaagatcaGTACGAGTCTTTTGCAGTGCATTACTAAGGcaaaatgttattattttttctttattgttgagACAAAAACGCCATAACACTGTGTAGCTTACAAAGGGATCCCTATTGATCAAATTGAATAAAATTTGCCTCTTTTTCATTCCAAATTATATCAATAGGTGATTTtacagaagataaaaaaaaaagagcaggccAAATTTGGACTTCCTTTGTTCTTGGTGGTGGTCTTAACAGAGATATTTATCAATTTAGAAACGCATCATGCTGATGTAAAATTAGCATCTGAATTATCCCAATATTAGCCAGTTTATTTATGTTAAAAGCCGTGTTTGTAACAGAGTAATGTCGTCTTTTGAAATGAAAcattctgattctctccccagtAGAATCTTTGCAGTCCCTTTGCTAAGTTTCAAATGCATCTTAAAAATTCATTAGATTCCTAAGTCGCATTAGCGAATGCATTTAGAGAGTGCTAAAGCAAGGCACAAGCCACTCTGCTGCACAGAATGTCTTCCCTGTTCaataattttcaaagaaaatgtgCTTCCCTACAGCTACCTTGATAAtacataaaaccaaaacattttcctaCACATCGATGATCAGTTTAATTAAAATTCTGTAGCATCCTTTTTAATTCTGGCATCTGGGTCTCTGGAAGTTCAACAAGAAAAAACTGCTTATGGCAGGAATCAACCGAAAGAGGTTTTTCGTAGTTTTTGCATGTGCCTCGTGTCGTGTGAAATGCGCCCTGGCGTTTTGGGTTGGATACAGAAAACATGCAATATGAGGGACGCCTATGGCAGGCAGTGTTTTGAATATACTTTCTGTTTTATAGGAATAACAGAGGAAGAACGGCAGTTTTTGGCTCCTCCTATGTTGAAGTTTACCAGAAGTCTTTCGATGCCTGACACCTCTGAAGATATCCCACCACCACCACAGTCCTTACCTCCTTCACCGCCGCCACCTTCTCCCTCTCTGTACAACTCTCCCAAATCCCCGACGTCAAGGAGCTATGGAACTATCAAACCTCCGTTTAATCAGAATTCAGGTTCAAAAATTTCTTTGGTGAGGCCTGAGAACGTGGGAACGATGATAAGGGACAAAGGGATTTATTACAGGCGAGAACTGGACCGATACTCTCTGGACTCTGAAGACCTGTACAGTCGGAGCGCTGCGTCTCAGGCAAATTTCAGGAACAAGAGGGGTCAGATGCCAGAAAACCCTTATTCTGAGGTTGGGAAGATCGCCAGCAAAGCGGTTTACGTGCCGGCCAAACCAGCCAGGAGGAAGGGGATGCTGGTGAAGCAATCCAACGTTGAAGACAGCCCGGAGAAGACCTGCTCCATCCCGATCCCAACGATCATCGTGAAAGAGCCATCCACCAGCAGCAGCGGGAAAAGCAGCCAAGGGAGCAGCATGGAAATCGATCCGCAGTCTTCAGAGCAACCCGGGCAGCTCCGACCTGACGACAGCTTAGGTGTCAGCAGCCCCTTCGCCGCAGCCATTGCCGGAGCAGTGAGGGACAGGGAAAAAAGGCTGGAAGCGAGGCGGAATTCCCCAGCCTTCCTTTCCACAGACCTAGGGGATGAGGATGTTGGACTAACACCACCAACACCACGCATGAGGCAATCCAAATTTACCGACGACGCGGTGTTTAGTAGTGAAGATGGGTTTAGACAGCTGATGTCGCCGTCTCCGATTCCCGCGCCTAGAGAGTCTGAAAATCTTTTTAATAGCAGCGAACCCAGCAATCAGAGTGATTCAAGGACATTAAACGCTTCGTCCAAAACGAAAGGTACTGACAACAGTACAGTGGCAGCTAAGCCCACGAACGCACCCAGCTCAGATAGTTACGTCCACCCTGTCACAGGAAAGCTATTAGATCCAAACTCACCACTAGCCCTTGCTCTTTCTGCCAGGGACAGAGCCATGAAAGAACAAACACAGCAGATTCCAGGCAAAGGAGATGCTGTTAAAGCTGACCTGAATAAACCACTTTACATCGATACGAAGCTGAGACCCAATATTGAAACGACTTTTCCTGTTACTGCTACCGTCACTCGGCAAAATACTCGTGGCCCATTGAGACGGCAGGAGACCGAGAACAAGTATGAAACAGAcgcagggaaagaaaagaaagccgaggagaagaaaaacatgttGATAAACATTGTGGATACTTCACAGCAAAAGTCAGCCGGCTTGTTAATGGTTCATACCGTGGACACGGCAAAGTCGGACGAAACGCCTGAAgttgaggaggaaaagagagatgaAATGGAAACGAACCCCGAAAACTCCCCGCCGGAGAGGCCAGAGGGGAGCGAGGAAGCGGAAAGCGAGCTGAACGTGCCTGCAGCGCCGGAGCCACCGGCATCTCCCTGCAAAACCATCGTAGCGGCGAGCTCGGTCGACGACCCCGTCATCCTGCCATTCCGCATCCCTCCGCCACCCTTAGCGTCGGTCGATATCGATGAAGAGTTTCTTTTTACCGAGCCACTGCCACCCCCCTTAGAGTTCGCCAACAGCTTTGATATCCCCGACGACCGTGCGGTTCCCGGTTCGGCTCTAACAGACTTGatgaagcaaaggaaaaatgGCTCGCCTTCACCCGCGCCGTTCGCCCCCAGCCAGTCCACAAATTCCTTAGACAGTAAAAAGCAAGTGGGTCTTTCAAACTGTTTGCCTGCCTCCTTTCTGCCACCCCCTGACAGCTTTGATAACGTCACTGACTCTGGGATTGAGGAGGTAGACAGCCGTAGTAGTAGTGACCATCACTTAGAGACAACCAGCACTATCTCAACGGTGTCCAGCATCTCGACCTTATCCTCGGAAGGGGGTGAGAACGTGGATACTTGTACAGTCTATGCAGATGGGCAAACATTTCTGGTGGACAAACCCCCAGTACCTCCTAAGCCAAAAATGAAGCCCATAATCAACAAAAGCAATGCACTTTACAAGGATGCGCTAATTGAAGAAACTGTAGACAGCTTTGTTATCCCTCCTCCCGCGCCGCCCCCGCCTCCCATCAGCGCTCAGCCCAACATGGCTAAAGTTGTTCCCCAAAGGACATCTAAGCTCTGGGGTGACGTGCCGGAGGTGAAAAGCCCCATTCTCTCAGGCCCAAAGGCTAATGTGATTAGTGAATTGAACTCACTACTCCAGCAAATGAACAGAGAGAAATCCTCAAAGCCAGGGGAAGGATTGGAGTCACCTACTGGAACAAAAACTGCAAGTCTCAGTACAAGGTAAACGTAATTAACCAAATAGTTTCTAATAAAGGCttgatttgtgtttttttcccgATCCTTGACTAGCTTGCCCTGTGAATCGCATAGATGAAAGAAGAATGTGCTCTTCAATGTACATTTGCTTAATGCATAATCTATGACAAACAATTTTATAGAGGGAAAGCATATCCTATGTTGTCAGCATTTCTGTAGTCTGCACTGTAGCATAGGAACTTTCTCagtcttcatagaatcatagaatagtttgggttggaagggacctccaaaggtcacccagtccaaccccctgccgtgGGCTTCTCCAACTTCAGACAGTTTCAATGAACCTTTCAGCTGTTTTGATGTCAGTTACTTAGATTCATTTTTAAgaagcatttttctcttttaaaaggttcatttttcaaatgtggtgatgatttaatttttcttcagtcCCATATCTTATTTTGGCTTCAAATGGGTAAAAAAGTGGTTTTGCCTGGGCTGACTTCACATCCACCATGTACTGTCATTTGATTCATGCCGATACCTCTCATAAGCCGCTTTATCATGAGGTACAAAGCTACCTTAGAAAATCGCTAATTGAAATCAGTTTGCACTCTTCATGTTCtaattaaaaagttaatttagCATCTCTGACACTTAGGATGATGGATTTTAAGTTCTTTATATTGTCAGTGAATAGTCTATGATGTTTACACGCTCAAGGATGTGGCTCGTTTCTCCCAACAGCGGCATCCCTGGTAGAGCGGGGTGATGCCTTTGCATTTAAGTGGTTTGTGGAAGGTATTTAAGTGATAAATAGCTTAAAAGTTACTTATAAGTAGCCGGAAACCTTTAGGAAAATGTGGAAATAATGACGTAGTCACATCTGTGTGGCAGATGGAGATAATATCATGAAATCCAgacttataaaaaaatataaggtGATTTTGTTAGTTTTATTGAGAGCCCGAGGTATTTCTTTTTGGAGTGTGGAATGGTTTGGTTTATATACAGAGGTTAAATATACCTTTTACTGAAGTATTGCATATTGTTTTGCCCAGACTGCtccatacattttatttttcagaaaggcagtgctgactttttttttttaaaggtaccaTCTAAATAAATTATATTGGAATTATTCTACTGGATAGTAACTAATTCAGCTTTTGAAAAGCTCCTGTTCTTTGCATGCATAAAGATGATTTGGTTTCAGGGGAAGGGCAGCTCTGTTAATTGCAAATGATTGTTCATTTAAGCAAAGTTAGCGCAGCGACCAAACACTGTACATTTGACAACACCTCAGGCAAGCACAAAATCAGTTCTTGTGCACTAAGCTTGTATTACATGTCTGGTCTTGCAGGTGACTCTGACAGTTTCATTTCATATGATTTTTCTTATATCTTCAAGAATACTATTTTTGTTAGAGGTTGATCATCTTGTTAAGCCACATGAACACGTTGCCTCTAGCTTCATATATATAATGTTATTTATTATCTTTGATATTCAAACTGATAGTTACTTCCAGGTTACAGTAGAGATCTTTatcttctctattttattagaaaATAACTGAGGCTAGCAACTACAATGCACTGTAAATATGTCAAGTACTGCatttggagaggaaaaaggaaagcagaagcGAATAGAGATATATCTTCTTTTGTGAAAAGACATTTAAACAGGTATAAAAgctgggaaaaaatgaaaaactactAAGTCACTTGATTGGAAAAAGCAAACGCTCGTGTAAGCAGGAGTATCCCATATGTTGTAAATTTCAGAGAAAGATCTGATTTGGACAGTGTTAGAAGTTGTgttgcttttctgtcttttagCTTTTTAAATTCTTATAACTCGGCCTTGTCAAATTACACGGGCTTGTTCATGGAATACAGAGATTTAGTTTGGAGACAAAGCCACAAAAAGCATTACTTTGGTGTGGCTgaaatccgacttctttcctgaAAAGCAAACCCGAATGGGGATCTTTGCGAACTAAAGAGAGGATCTTGGGATATAGCAATTCCAAAAGGCCTAGGAGGTATTATAATGAATAAGAAAAGCTGACAGTGGTGTGGAAAAGCACAACTCTTGGCTGCTCCTTGTGGAAAAAAGTCACATCTCCACAGGATTCCCGGTGGGAACGGAAGGTGAGAGGGCTGgattttgtttccttctgttcTCAAAACTGATGTGGTTACattcttttttaatttccatGAATTGGAGCTACTAAAACGAGCAGCAAAGGTTACTCAGGATTTCTTTTTTAAGCTAAGCAATAAATCAGAGGCAGCAGAAGAGAGCCAACCATCGACAGATATTAAAAGCGTGTTTTAAAAGGCACTGCAGGCAATTCCTGTTCGTCTTAATGAGAGTGAGGTTAGAGAGATGTAAATGAAGAAGTTCACTTGTAGGTTCAGAAGTTCTACTTGTAGCCCCACAgtgttttttgggggtggtttcTACCTGGCCCTGGAGCAAATCCGGCACCTTCCCCTCTCTCCGAGCTCAACCACATTCCGGGGGTGGATGAGACAGGATTGATTTCTGAGCTTGATAAAGAGTGTGAAATAGGGAGCAAAAGGCTAATAGCAAATTTATCTACGGCAGAGAAAATGCCCTGATTTCTTTTTGTTGCGCTATGGCTGTTTATGCCCTGAACTGTCTGCTTTAAATTTAAATTCCGTTCTCAAAGGTCCCTGCATGAAAGCAATAGGTGCATGTTAAATGCTTCCCAGACAGAGGCATTTTTTCTTACTCCTGCCCTatcttttaaaaagttaaataaattaCGGCCTTTCTAGCCCATTTACACAACGGACACATCTTTTTTAGAAAGCTGTCAAATACTATGACTAAGGAAGACCATCTTGCCAAAACCCTTTCCTATGAGGCAGGATTAGAAAGGGAGCAAGGAAGTTTAGCTCATGGAAAGCAGGGCttctgctaaattaaaaaaaacatccCATTAGCTCTGCTAAAGGAAAAGGGATAAAAACCGAGTACGCCTGTTCATACCCTTCAGCCAAAGAGAAGTTTTGGGAAGTGTTATAAATAGGAACATTGTTCGCAGGCTGGCTTGGGTTATGTTCACAGCACTAGCAGCCTGACGGAATTAAAAACACATCTTTGCTCATTGGGACATATATGAAATTATAGCTCAGATAGCAATTGTAGGTATCACTGGGAGTTACTTTTGCACAGCCAGTAGAAAGACAATTGTAGTTCACTGATGGCAATTGCTCCATTAAGGTAGCATAGAGGTGAATTAAACTGTAGATAGTTGGGTAATGGCTTGCTACAGAAACCCGTACAAATACCATCTTTCTACTTTTTTGATAAATGAGAATTAGGAAGAGATTGTTCTACAGCACTGAGCAGCATTTCTCTCTcaattattacattaaaaaatgacCTTAGGCTTGCTTTTCTTCTCTGCACATTAGTTCAGCAATAATTTTATATGGTGTATTTATAGTTTTCTGTGGTTCTTATGGAGACACCAAGTTTCACGATTTTTAAATAGAGCAGGGAAACATTTAAGTGGAAACCATCTGCTTGTCAGCAGCAGTGACCAGCTGTGGGataggggaaggaggaagaggagaggatgcGTTTGCTTACTTTGTACTAACAAAACCATAATTGAAAGGTTTGATAGAAGGTTCTAGACTAGAGCTAATCCCACTCCCAGATTTGGCCACCATCTACTTCATGAAATTTTGGAGATCAGCCCTGGCGATAGAGGTTTTTATCTGGTCTGTCCATGTAGTCAAGTCACAATATTTGACCGTCACTTCCCCCATTTTTGTCCGTCCTTCATTATAGAAATGGCCaattagattgaatattaggaaaaaattctttttgggaagggctgttgggcatcggaacaggctgcccagggcagtggtggagtcaccatcctggaaggggtttaaaagatgcggagatgaggttctcaggaacatggagGTAGTGCCAgggggtgggttaacagttggactcaatgatcctgagggtcttttccaacccaaatgattctatgattctatgaggatGTTTGACTGCAGGGCTCCGTTTGACCCAAATACCCAGCGCTGAAGCCCTAATGATGGGCTTTGTTTGCCATTCCCATTCCTAAATTTGGATCCGCAGAGGTACGGAGATGGGAATACCCAGCCCGGGGAGCCCTTGGCAGGCGATGCTCCGCTGTCAGCGGGCGGGGAGGACGGGGCGTGTAACGGCAGCATCAGCCCTGATGCTATAAATACAGCAGTGCTATAAATTCACTTGAGAGGCTACTTACTTTTATATGGAGCTGATAAAAGGAATGGGGAGAAGACTAATGTAGGGGTTTTTATAAGGTAAGGGAGGAGCGCTGCCTCTGTCTGTGAACCCCGCGGTCGCTAAGCAACATAACGATCAAGCACGAGATCATAATGATCAAGCCTGCGAGATCGGCTGAATAATGTCAGCGTGATTAGCGCAGAATAGACCCGGTGGCTGCGAAGAATTAAAACCACAAACACAGCCCCCGGTGCAAACAGCATCCTTCCTTCCAGCACGACTCCCGTGTGCTAATACAGAGTAATGCACAGCAACTGCTGCCGCTCCCtaccaccaccaaaccaaaatgaTCAACAGCTTTGCCATAGGGGAATAGGATTTCTATTTCAAACGGTGCTTATGTTTCTCTGGCTGCGTTTGCACAATGTCCCCGTGGCTTAGGGGCAGGTTGAGCGTCACTCCTTCTAGTGGGAAATGCTCCTGATAAACGTAGGAGTTACGGAGGATGCTTAACCATGCAGGTTTCCCTCTGGGAAAAATAACCTGTACTGTGTTGGCATAGCAAGGTTTAAAAGTGAAACTGCCTATGGTGAAGGTTTTTGTCCATCTCTGGATAGTTTTGTTCGTGACAATCTGGAGAAGCTCCTATTTTTTCACAAACCGGTAACGCAGAACTGAACTGAGTAGTGAGTCCTGCGTAAGGACTGGTCCTGCGCTGGGTTGTTTGGAAGTACGGCTGGGTTTCACAGATGATGAAAGATT
It encodes:
- the SHANK2 gene encoding SH3 and multiple ankyrin repeat domains protein 2 isoform X4 — its product is MKSLLNAFTKKEVPFREAPTYSNRRRRPPSTLAAPRILLRSNSDNNLNINNLPEWSASSSASSHRSLSPHLLQQMQNNPNGTVKTVGSYTPSSRSRSPSLNRLGEDAKRQQHRHISAVYSPGANKDTLAALDYQGPKRKLYSAVPGRLFIVVKPYQPQGEGEIHLHKGDRVKVLSIGEGGFWEGSTRGHIGWFPAECVEEVQCKPNESKPETRTDRTKKLFRHYTVGSYDSFDASSDCIIEEKAVVLQKKDNEGFGFVLRGAKADTPIEEFTPTPAFPALQYLESVDEGGVAWQAGLRTGDFLIEVNNENVVKVGHRQVVNMIRQGGNHLVLKVVTVTRNLDPDDTARKKAPPPPKRAPTTALTLRSKSMTSELEELASVRKKKDKVDEIVPVSKPSRIADNATVDSRVATIKQRPSSRCFPSATDMNSMYERQGIAVMTPTVPGSPQGPFLGIPRGTMRRQKSIGITEEERQFLAPPMLKFTRSLSMPDTSEDIPPPPQSLPPSPPPPSPSLYNSPKSPTSRSYGTIKPPFNQNSGSKISLVRPENVGTMIRDKGIYYRRELDRYSLDSEDLYSRSAASQANFRNKRGQMPENPYSEVGKIASKAVYVPAKPARRKGMLVKQSNVEDSPEKTCSIPIPTIIVKEPSTSSSGKSSQGSSMEIDPQSSEQPGQLRPDDSLGVSSPFAAAIAGAVRDREKRLEARRNSPAFLSTDLGDEDVGLTPPTPRMRQSKFTDDAVFSSEDGFRQLMSPSPIPAPRESENLFNSSEPSNQSDSRTLNASSKTKGTDNSTVAAKPTNAPSSDSYVHPVTGKLLDPNSPLALALSARDRAMKEQTQQIPGKGDAVKADLNKPLYIDTKLRPNIETTFPVTATVTRQNTRGPLRRQETENKYETDAGKEKKAEEKKNMLINIVDTSQQKSAGLLMVHTVDTAKSDETPEVEEEKRDEMETNPENSPPERPEGSEEAESELNVPAAPEPPASPCKTIVAASSVDDPVILPFRIPPPPLASVDIDEEFLFTEPLPPPLEFANSFDIPDDRAVPGSALTDLMKQRKNGSPSPAPFAPSQSTNSLDSKKQVGLSNCLPASFLPPPDSFDNVTDSGIEEVDSRSSSDHHLETTSTISTVSSISTLSSEGGENVDTCTVYADGQTFLVDKPPVPPKPKMKPIINKSNALYKDALIEETVDSFVIPPPAPPPPPISAQPNMAKVVPQRTSKLWGDVPEVKSPILSGPKANVISELNSLLQQMNREKSSKPGEGLESPTGTKTASLSTRSTEVMSTVSGTRSTTITFTVRPGTSQPITLQSRSPDYDSRTSGARHAPSPVVSPTEINKDIMPAPLTASASASSPSPTLSDVFSLPSQPPSGDLFGLTTGRSRSPSPSILQQPISNKPFTTKPVHLWTKPDVADWLESLNLGEHKETFMDNEIDGTHLPNLQKEDLIDLGVTRVGHRMNIERALKQLLDR